In Streptomyces nodosus, one DNA window encodes the following:
- a CDS encoding nuclear transport factor 2 family protein — MSKTVGDNASFGANSPFFRIVKEGLDGLVDGEDYFDLLAEDVVFEYVISVPGYPGRVEGRRQIIDLYSGYGDYMKLRSADNLRVHRDPRTAVVVLEYAPDARGPRILARPGACVPLRSRR, encoded by the coding sequence ATGAGCAAGACCGTTGGCGACAACGCTTCCTTCGGGGCGAACAGCCCGTTCTTCCGCATCGTCAAGGAGGGCCTGGACGGGCTGGTCGACGGGGAGGACTACTTCGATCTCCTTGCCGAGGACGTCGTCTTCGAGTACGTGATCTCCGTGCCGGGGTACCCGGGGCGGGTCGAGGGGCGGCGGCAGATCATCGACCTCTACAGCGGCTACGGCGACTACATGAAGCTGCGCAGCGCGGACAATCTCCGCGTCCACCGCGACCCCAGGACTGCCGTGGTGGTCCTGGAGTACGCCCCGGACGCTCGGGGACCGCGCATCCTTGCTCGGCCAGGAGCCTGCGTACCTCTCCGATCGCGCAGGTGA
- a CDS encoding alpha/beta hydrolase produces MTLTRPALDPELRELLAGMALMSQLSAEVLVHLRQIPSTPVDTFLADRHVDRREVTVPAQDGTPLPLSVFTPAHPDRTDGAPCIYWMHGGGMLMGDRFSQIDIPLEWLEEFGAVVVTVDYRLAPEATGTALVDDCYQGLLWIAEHAVELGIDPTRIVVAGASAGGGLAAGVTLLARDLGTPAIAAQMLVCPMLDHRNTTTSSRQYSGEPCVWTREMNAFAWHAVLGDLTDDEVSAYVSPAVADDLSGLPTTYIDTGSAEVFRDEDTDYATRIWAAGGQAELHVWAGGFHGFDALYPQAKISATARRTRTDWLARTLQPHTRSREAL; encoded by the coding sequence ATGACCCTGACACGACCCGCCCTCGACCCCGAACTGCGCGAGCTGCTTGCCGGCATGGCCCTCATGTCCCAGCTCAGCGCGGAAGTCCTTGTGCACCTGCGCCAGATCCCCTCGACGCCCGTCGACACCTTCCTCGCCGACCGGCACGTCGACCGACGCGAGGTCACCGTGCCCGCCCAGGACGGCACCCCCCTCCCCCTGTCGGTTTTCACCCCCGCGCACCCCGACCGCACCGATGGCGCCCCCTGCATCTACTGGATGCACGGCGGCGGGATGCTCATGGGCGACCGCTTCTCGCAGATCGACATCCCGCTGGAATGGCTCGAAGAGTTCGGCGCCGTCGTGGTCACCGTCGACTACCGGCTCGCGCCCGAGGCCACCGGCACCGCCCTGGTCGACGACTGCTACCAGGGGCTGCTCTGGATCGCCGAACACGCCGTCGAACTCGGCATCGACCCCACCCGGATCGTCGTCGCCGGCGCCAGCGCGGGCGGCGGCCTCGCCGCCGGAGTCACCCTGCTGGCCCGCGACCTCGGCACCCCGGCGATCGCCGCACAGATGCTCGTCTGCCCGATGCTCGACCACCGCAACACCACCACTTCCAGCCGCCAGTACTCCGGCGAGCCGTGCGTGTGGACCCGCGAGATGAACGCGTTCGCATGGCACGCCGTGCTTGGCGACCTCACCGACGACGAGGTGTCCGCCTACGTCTCGCCCGCCGTCGCAGACGACCTCTCCGGCCTGCCGACCACCTACATCGACACCGGCTCCGCCGAGGTCTTCCGCGACGAGGACACCGACTACGCCACCCGTATCTGGGCGGCCGGCGGCCAAGCCGAACTCCATGTCTGGGCGGGCGGCTTCCACGGGTTCGACGCGCTCTACCCGCAGGCGAAGATCTCGGCCACAGCACGCCGGACCCGCACCGACTGGCTCGCCCGCACCCTCCAGCCCCACACACGGTCTCGAGAAGCCCTCTGA
- a CDS encoding NmrA family NAD(P)-binding protein — MKIMVGQVSARARALRKKSSDAHMDRLDSGFDHGAMNKEAPTALVLGGTGRTGSLLAGALARRGITPRTASRRGADVRFDWDDPATHPDALAGVDRLYLVTPVMRIRYASQVAAFFDLAETAGVRHVTFLSTYNADQAPREIDIAAVEADLASRRAMTYSVLRPAWVMQNFADDHLPVIDSLITAPSNGGREAFVDAQDIAAVAAETLMHPKTHAGATYSLAGPQALTFRDTADTIASVSGRPVFYNDIDQEAWISGALAAGVPADYAVMLRWLTDAIITGDGATPTGDIEKVTGRPATTFREFAERNARAWALEAS; from the coding sequence ATGAAGATCATGGTTGGTCAGGTGAGCGCCAGGGCGAGAGCCTTGCGTAAAAAATCGAGTGATGCACACATGGATCGTCTCGACTCTGGCTTCGATCATGGAGCCATGAACAAGGAAGCACCTACCGCACTCGTCCTGGGCGGCACCGGCCGGACCGGCTCGCTGCTGGCCGGCGCACTCGCTCGCCGAGGAATCACCCCGCGTACCGCCTCGCGCCGCGGAGCCGACGTCCGGTTCGACTGGGACGACCCGGCCACACACCCAGACGCCCTGGCCGGAGTCGACCGCCTCTACCTTGTGACACCGGTCATGCGCATCAGGTACGCAAGCCAGGTCGCCGCCTTCTTTGACCTCGCCGAGACGGCCGGCGTGCGCCACGTCACCTTCCTGAGCACCTATAACGCCGACCAGGCGCCGCGGGAGATCGACATCGCGGCCGTCGAGGCCGACCTCGCCTCCCGACGCGCCATGACGTATTCCGTTCTGCGCCCCGCGTGGGTGATGCAGAACTTCGCCGACGACCACCTCCCGGTCATCGACTCGTTGATCACAGCCCCGAGCAACGGCGGCAGGGAGGCATTCGTCGATGCGCAGGACATCGCGGCGGTCGCGGCCGAGACGCTGATGCATCCCAAGACCCACGCTGGGGCCACCTACTCGCTCGCCGGCCCGCAGGCCCTCACCTTCCGGGATACAGCGGACACCATCGCATCGGTGAGCGGCCGCCCCGTCTTCTACAACGACATCGACCAGGAAGCGTGGATCAGCGGCGCGCTCGCGGCAGGCGTGCCCGCCGACTACGCGGTGATGCTGCGCTGGCTCACCGACGCCATCATCACCGGCGACGGCGCCACGCCCACCGGCGACATCGAAAAGGTCACCGGTCGCCCGGCCACCACTTTCCGCGAGTTCGCCGAGCGCAACGCCCGCGCCTGGGCGCTGGAGGCGTCATGA